The following proteins are encoded in a genomic region of Populus nigra chromosome 16, ddPopNigr1.1, whole genome shotgun sequence:
- the LOC133675054 gene encoding NAP1-related protein 2-like, translated as MVADNKGKKLKVAEKGEEDNHQIDEELVISIEKLQEIQDDLEKINEEASDKVLEVEQKYNEIRKPVYDKRNEIIKSIPDFWLTAFLSHPALGTLLSEEDQKVFKYLSSLEVEDSKDVKSGYSITFNFESNPYFEETKLTKSFSFHDEGTTEITSTPINWKEGMGLPNGVSHEKKGNKRLWADESFFSWFGNTQPKGMIDDMQDEVAEIIKEDLWPNPLSYFNTDPDDEDFDGEEGDEEDKDSDDSEEDDDEQEEDDDDDEEEEDDDDADK; from the exons ATGGTGGCAGACAACAAGGGTAAGAAGTTGAAGGTAGCGGAGAAAGGCGAGGAGGACAATCACCAAATCGATGAAGAACTCGTTATCTCTATCGAGAAGCTCCAGGAGATCCAAGACGATCTCGAAAAG ataaatgaAGAGGCAAGCGATAAGGTCTTGGAAGTAGAGCAAAAGTATAATGAGATACGCAAGCCAGTTTATGATAAGCGGAATGAGATCATTAAATCGATTCCGGACTTCTGGTTGACTGCG TTTCTAAGCCATCCTGCTCTTGGTACTCTTTTGAGTGAAGAGGATCAAAAG GTATTCAAATATTTAAGTTCGCTGGAAGTGGAGGATTCAAAAGATGTCAAATCTGGTTATTCAATAACATTT AACTTTGAATCCAACCCTTACTTTGAGGAGACAAAGCTTACAAAGTCGTTTTCCTTCCATGATGAAGGGACGACAGAGATAACATCTACACCAATCAACTGGAAAGAGGGCATG GGTCTACCAAATGGAGTCAGTCATGAAAAGAAAGGGAACAAGAGGCTTTGGGCTGATGAAAG CTTCTTTAGCTGGTTTGGCAACACTCAGCCAAAAGGCATGATTGATGACATGCAAGATGAG GTAGCAGAGATCATTAAGGAGGATTTATGGCCCAATCCACTCTCATATTTTAACACt GATCCTGATGATGAGGACTTTGATGGGGAGGAAGGAGATGAAGAG GACAAGGATAGCGATGACTCTGAAGAGGATGATGATGAGCAagaggaagatgatgatgacgatgaagaagaagaagatgatgatgatgcagaCAAATGA